One region of Salvia miltiorrhiza cultivar Shanhuang (shh) chromosome 3, IMPLAD_Smil_shh, whole genome shotgun sequence genomic DNA includes:
- the LOC131016459 gene encoding uncharacterized protein At5g01610-like, translating into MDQVFSKAGSFWLKQKASNEFGTVGNDVNSLSTSIEGGTKWLVNKIKGKIQKPLAELLKEYDLAIGIFPRDATNYDFDEETKKLTVHIPKVCEVGYKDQSVLRFATEVSGFLEKGKLSEIVGMKTKVIVWMKVSCITSDEKKLHFQAGVRRSRSRDVYEVERDGIVVGKF; encoded by the exons ATGGATCAAGTATTCAGCAAGGCGGGTTCATTTTGGCTTAAACAAAAAGCCAGCAATGAGTTTGGCACTGTCGGCAATGATGTCAAT TCATTGTCAACGAGCATCGAAGGAGGCACGAAGTGGTTGGTTAACAAGATCAAAG GAAAGATCCAAAAACCATTAGCGGAGCTCCTAAAGGAGTACGATCTGGCAATCGGCATATTCCCTCGCGATGCGACCAACTACGATTTCGATGAGGAGACGAAGAAGCTAACGGTGCACATTCCAAAAGTGTGTGAAGTGGGCTACAAGGATCAATCCGTGTTGCGTTTCGCGACGGAGGTGAGTGGTTTTTTGGAGAAAGGGAAGCTGTCGGAGATAGTTGGGATGAAGACAAAGGTGATTGTTTGGATGAAGGTGAGTTGCATCACCTCCGACGAAAAGAAGCTCCATTTCCAAGCTGGTGTGAGAAGATCTAGAAGTAGAGATGTTTATGAAGTTGAAAGAGATGGCATAGTTGTAGGAAAGTTCTAG
- the LOC131016458 gene encoding uncharacterized protein LOC131016458, translating to MVDASAPPPVHDGLEFWQFMIAGSIAGSVEHMAMFPVDTLKTRMQAITSATKTSSLTLRQSLGSIVKFEGLGGLYRGIAAMGLGAGPAHAVYFSVYESCKKILAAGNPNSPIAHAASGVCATVASDAVLTPMDVVKQRLQLKGSPYKGVCDCVKRIMVEEGFGAFYASYRTTVVMNAPFTAVHFATYEAAKRGLMGVSGGGGEEEEEEESLVVHAAAGGVAGALAAAVTTPLDVVKTQLQCQGVCGCDRLSSSSILDVVGMIKKKDGYGGLMRGWVPRMLFHAPAAAICWSTYEAVKSFFH from the exons ATGGTTGATGCCTCCGCCCCGCCACCGGTCCACGACGGCCTTGAGTTCTGGCAATTCATGATCGCGGGCTCCATAGCCGGCTCAGTCGAGCACATGGCCATGTTCCCGGTCGACACTCTCAAAACTAGGATGCAGGCCATCACTTCCGCCACCAAAACCTCCTCCTTAACTCTCCGGCAATCCCTCGGTTCCATTGTGAAATTCGAGGGGCTAGGCGGCCTGTACCGTGGCATCGCAGCAATGGGGCTAGGCGCGGGCCCTGCTCATGCTGTCTACTTCTCTGTCTACGAGTCTTGCAAGAAAATCTTGGCTGCAGGGAACCCTAACAGCCCCATTGCTCATGCCGCCTCTGGCGTGTGTGCTACTGTGGCCAGTGATGCGGTGCTGACGCCCATGGACGTGGTGAAGCAGCGGCTGCAGCTCAAGGGCAGCCCTTACAAGGGAGTGTGTGACTGTGTGAAGAGGATTATGGTGGAGGAAGGTTTTGGGGCGTTTTACGCGAGTTATAGGACGACTGTGGTGATGAATGCGCCTTTTACTGCCGTCCACTTTGCTACCTACGAGGCTGCAAAGAGAGGCCTAATGGGGGTGAGTGGAGGCGGAggcgaggaggaggaggaggaggagagtcTGGTGGTGCACGCGGCTGCTGGTGGCGTGGCGGGCGCGCTGGCTGCAGCCGTGACCACTCCTCTTGATGTGGTCAAGACTCAGCTGCAGTGCCAG GGAGTGTGCGGGTGTGATCGGCTTTCGAGTAGCTCGATTTTGGATGTGGTTGGGATgatcaagaagaaagatgggtATGGAGGGCTGATGAGAGGTTGGGTTCCAAGGATGTTGTTTCATGCACCTGCTGCTGCCATCTGCTGGTCTACTTATGAAGCAGTCAAGAGTTTTTTCCATTGA